A portion of the Achromobacter sp. MFA1 R4 genome contains these proteins:
- a CDS encoding DUF6708 domain-containing protein encodes MSSSIAIAPQPDGVRRVNETCVELETYANYVQRGAVGFIGMSVIITVATYIVAVFALGIQNMTHERVTAMLAMSPALTVMAFIFYLAGGANRSKGAFIRIHRGTRKLYFVYPRKKRLHVLDWDQLEALAGYIPIISASGYASRHPLYLIGVDYNMDPPTEICAACGNLGLFDGDRSAKTLWSYLQVFMTHGPEGLPEPAPLPPRRTRIEETLQPYRDWYAGLRRRLAKPFGWLKAPITLPLWLGWLFINAFPDSVEAFIQYNVPYAQFPKEIDRLCGFDDKRTPVIRVNGERIEP; translated from the coding sequence GTGAGTAGCTCCATAGCCATTGCACCACAACCAGATGGCGTGCGACGCGTCAACGAAACGTGCGTCGAACTCGAGACATATGCAAATTATGTGCAACGCGGAGCGGTGGGCTTTATCGGCATGTCCGTCATTATCACCGTCGCCACGTACATCGTCGCCGTCTTCGCCCTGGGGATTCAAAATATGACTCATGAGCGGGTTACGGCGATGCTCGCGATGTCACCTGCCTTAACAGTCATGGCATTCATTTTTTACCTTGCTGGCGGAGCAAATCGGAGCAAAGGCGCTTTTATCCGCATTCACCGAGGCACACGCAAGCTCTACTTCGTCTACCCGCGCAAGAAGCGGCTGCACGTTCTCGATTGGGACCAGCTTGAAGCCCTGGCCGGATACATTCCCATCATCTCCGCAAGCGGCTACGCCAGCAGGCATCCTCTCTACTTGATCGGCGTCGACTACAACATGGACCCGCCAACTGAAATCTGTGCAGCATGCGGCAATCTAGGATTGTTCGACGGAGATCGGTCGGCCAAGACGCTCTGGTCTTACCTGCAGGTCTTTATGACACATGGCCCGGAGGGCCTGCCGGAACCCGCTCCTCTGCCACCCCGACGAACCCGCATAGAAGAAACCCTTCAGCCTTACCGGGACTGGTATGCCGGTTTGCGGCGCAGGCTGGCCAAGCCCTTTGGCTGGCTAAAGGCACCCATCACCCTTCCGCTCTGGCTGGGTTGGCTATTCATCAACGCCTTTCCCGACAGCGTGGAAGCCTTCATTCAATACAACGTGCCCTACGCGCAGTTTCCCAAGGAAATCGACCGGCTCTGCGGCTTTGATGACAAGCGCACACCGGTCATTCGCGTCAACGGCGAGCGGATCGAGCCGTAA
- a CDS encoding toxin VasX, translating to MNATYKKALGPVPPNEKRLAKAISPPPCERGVPLYPLRYGIADKPLDEKVFPTLGTENYPTLLAGKAYGLRVLRPGTYVYLCYFENARMWTQHYQVTEDVRFARIWWSHADDNDATPGRLARPDTTGAKPYLLAPETSTAEVVHVLVSDTLLSHRTLWNLETNKDGLRDTLATPCKPTGGAPQRHAFDAALLGNATRELVPPAVYGSPTHFDWSEIHLSDGAPSHGNILGEMYIALRPRMDIKPLAVALQDPIGVASELHYLITDAVANKTRYAGQNAHKLQSATLIGNYFQATKQQAANSPDLTHALARQRNLVNYAGAMAFPDIYANTIKTFDRSIGAAVRDSVAWVHLIDPSRLLGKALRCFDLGVIHNARDYEHAVFQCIGGLIHGKDGIQVMSDLVMTPVDKSPYWLALANGNEILLARLKSSAGDIAKNVFSVMDKYIEEHMATPATNALIGLLQALPEAGRADVLVRRLRHVMEIRANATIVVYDVSRADLQRAAYEFQGYQTLGEEGLRAWKMPSPKVSQVDLDARVLIFDWVKVGETTYREIDRGSSEASALPAARTVQMEGNPFINMVNRLRGPGGHLFTGLGGYLALKGLGNAWRDYQKPNEVAANLAALLGAASALVGASVEIGSAIIAIGTARQRNTVLQIGARTVSAKLGVALFGAGGAGLMTLADSIKAISAFSDNNPEHGRMLLGSAFAGGVLTVATWAGGTATAATISAGGGAVAVLGLTPLGWTIVAGTAVAFLIGFAFAADVTKHGPVEIWLKHSAWGVDRRHYTNREELDAVHSLYYRPRLLPEWSKATFYSVGTLRIRCQLPGVDDMPGKRFQTRLSFTLDDDKLYPIAGPIAFAPGTNPIDYRRECLVTPLGGTGRECGWAIQMHEDAVVTVEYLYFPDPEKHPELALQQPNAPHPLVFTAAGWFTDSIDPSKLEPVRVPK from the coding sequence ATGAACGCGACTTATAAGAAGGCCTTGGGACCGGTGCCCCCCAACGAGAAGCGGCTCGCCAAGGCCATTTCTCCCCCACCCTGCGAACGCGGCGTGCCCCTCTACCCGCTGCGCTATGGCATCGCCGACAAACCGCTGGATGAAAAGGTGTTTCCGACCCTGGGCACCGAAAACTATCCCACGCTCTTGGCAGGTAAGGCCTACGGCTTACGCGTGCTGCGTCCGGGCACCTACGTCTATCTCTGCTATTTCGAAAACGCGCGCATGTGGACGCAGCATTATCAGGTGACCGAGGACGTCCGATTTGCCCGCATCTGGTGGAGCCATGCCGATGACAACGATGCGACCCCGGGCCGGCTGGCTCGCCCGGATACGACAGGCGCGAAACCTTATCTCCTGGCCCCCGAAACCAGCACCGCGGAAGTCGTCCACGTCCTGGTCAGCGATACGCTGCTGTCCCATCGCACCCTCTGGAACCTCGAAACCAATAAGGATGGCCTGCGCGACACGCTGGCCACCCCATGCAAGCCAACCGGCGGAGCCCCTCAACGACACGCCTTCGATGCCGCGCTGCTGGGTAACGCAACGCGGGAACTCGTCCCGCCCGCGGTGTATGGCAGTCCCACGCATTTCGACTGGAGCGAAATCCATCTTTCAGACGGGGCGCCAAGCCATGGCAACATCCTGGGCGAGATGTATATCGCCTTGCGCCCGCGCATGGATATCAAACCCCTCGCGGTCGCCCTGCAAGACCCCATCGGGGTGGCCAGTGAGCTTCACTACCTGATCACGGATGCCGTCGCCAACAAGACCCGGTATGCCGGCCAGAACGCGCACAAGCTGCAGAGCGCAACGCTCATCGGCAACTATTTCCAGGCCACGAAGCAGCAGGCGGCCAATTCACCAGACCTGACCCACGCCCTCGCCAGGCAGCGCAACCTGGTGAACTATGCCGGCGCCATGGCCTTCCCCGACATCTACGCCAATACGATCAAGACGTTTGACCGCAGCATCGGCGCGGCGGTCAGAGATTCCGTCGCATGGGTGCACCTCATCGACCCTTCCCGGTTGCTGGGCAAAGCCCTGCGTTGCTTTGACCTCGGCGTGATCCACAACGCGCGCGATTATGAGCATGCCGTATTCCAATGCATCGGCGGCCTGATTCATGGCAAAGACGGGATCCAGGTGATGAGCGACCTGGTCATGACGCCCGTAGACAAAAGTCCCTACTGGCTCGCGCTGGCCAACGGCAACGAGATCCTGCTTGCCCGCCTGAAATCCAGTGCGGGCGATATCGCCAAGAACGTGTTCAGCGTCATGGACAAGTACATCGAAGAGCACATGGCCACGCCCGCCACCAATGCCTTGATCGGGTTGTTGCAGGCATTGCCGGAAGCCGGGCGGGCGGACGTATTGGTACGACGCCTGCGGCACGTGATGGAAATCCGGGCTAATGCAACCATTGTTGTGTACGACGTCAGCAGGGCGGACCTGCAGCGTGCTGCTTATGAATTCCAGGGGTATCAAACGCTGGGTGAAGAAGGACTGCGGGCGTGGAAGATGCCGTCTCCGAAGGTAAGCCAGGTCGATCTTGATGCACGCGTCCTGATTTTCGACTGGGTGAAGGTCGGTGAGACAACGTATCGCGAGATCGACCGAGGATCGTCCGAAGCGTCCGCGCTCCCGGCTGCGCGTACGGTCCAAATGGAGGGCAATCCCTTCATCAATATGGTGAATCGCTTGCGTGGCCCTGGTGGGCATTTGTTCACCGGCCTCGGTGGATATTTGGCGTTGAAGGGACTGGGGAATGCTTGGAGAGACTATCAAAAACCGAATGAAGTTGCCGCCAACCTGGCAGCCTTATTAGGAGCTGCTAGTGCGCTTGTAGGCGCAAGCGTAGAAATTGGTTCAGCCATTATTGCTATTGGTACTGCGAGACAACGGAACACAGTCTTGCAGATCGGCGCGAGAACTGTTTCGGCAAAGCTCGGGGTAGCGCTCTTCGGAGCTGGAGGGGCGGGACTTATGACCCTTGCCGACTCCATCAAAGCGATCAGTGCATTTAGCGACAACAACCCGGAACATGGAAGAATGCTCCTCGGATCTGCTTTCGCTGGCGGCGTGCTGACAGTCGCGACATGGGCGGGCGGTACAGCCACAGCGGCGACCATTAGCGCCGGCGGGGGCGCCGTTGCCGTGCTCGGCCTTACCCCCTTGGGATGGACGATTGTTGCGGGTACTGCGGTGGCATTCCTCATCGGATTTGCCTTCGCTGCAGACGTGACCAAGCACGGGCCGGTCGAAATCTGGCTCAAACACAGCGCATGGGGCGTAGATCGACGACATTACACAAATCGAGAGGAATTGGACGCTGTCCACAGTCTGTACTATCGGCCACGGTTGCTACCTGAATGGTCCAAGGCCACCTTCTATTCGGTAGGCACCCTCCGCATCAGATGCCAGTTGCCCGGGGTGGATGACATGCCTGGGAAAAGATTTCAGACGAGATTGTCATTTACCTTGGATGACGACAAGCTTTATCCGATCGCAGGACCCATTGCGTTCGCCCCAGGCACAAACCCAATCGACTATCGCCGCGAGTGCCTGGTCACGCCTTTGGGCGGCACGGGTAGAGAATGTGGCTGGGCCATCCAGATGCATGAAGACGCCGTAGTGACTGTGGAATACCTGTATTTCCCTGATCCCGAAAAACACCCCGAACTCGCATTACAGCAACCAAACGCGCCCCACCCATTGGTGTTCACTGCCGCCGGGTGGTTCACCGACTCGATCGATCCTTCGAAACTTGAGCCTGTCAGGGTGCCAAAATGA
- a CDS encoding M20 family metallopeptidase, producing the protein MTRAHAIAQAEQCFDSGAFRALLARRLALPTESQNPERAAVLADYLECEIRPAFEALGFTCRTLTHPKALAPFLYAERIEDPALPTVLGYGHGDVIRGLEREWKEGLSPWALTEAEGRWYGRGIADNKGQHTINMEALRLVLETRGALGFNAKYLIEMGEETGSMGLRELCAEHRDLLAADLLIASDGPRLSANRPTIFLGARGSLNFDLTIEARAGGHHSGNWGGLISNPGLQLAHAIASIASPTGKILIPEWVPKALPAAVRRALADCEVDGGADGPDIEPDWGEPGLSPAERVFGWCSFEVLAYKTGNPDTPVNAIPPRAWARCQLRFVVGVDPDDLIPALRRHLDSHGFPMVKISLTRESMFRATRIDPDDAWVRWAVESLERTSGQKAALLPNLGGSLPNDIFTDVLGLRTIWVPHSYPGCSQHAPNEHLPPALLRQALSLMTGLYWDLGAGNTPAISNPR; encoded by the coding sequence ATGACCCGCGCACACGCCATCGCCCAGGCGGAACAATGCTTTGATTCCGGCGCCTTCCGCGCATTGCTGGCGCGCCGGCTGGCGCTGCCCACCGAAAGCCAGAACCCGGAACGCGCCGCCGTGCTGGCGGACTACCTCGAGTGCGAGATTCGCCCGGCCTTCGAGGCCCTGGGCTTTACCTGCCGCACCCTCACGCATCCGAAGGCGCTGGCGCCCTTTCTCTATGCCGAGCGCATCGAGGATCCCGCCCTGCCCACCGTGCTGGGCTACGGGCATGGCGACGTCATCCGGGGCCTGGAACGCGAATGGAAGGAAGGCCTGTCGCCGTGGGCGCTGACCGAGGCCGAAGGCCGCTGGTACGGCCGCGGCATCGCCGACAACAAGGGCCAGCACACCATCAACATGGAGGCCCTGCGGCTGGTGCTGGAAACGCGCGGCGCGCTGGGCTTTAACGCCAAGTACCTGATCGAGATGGGCGAGGAAACCGGCTCCATGGGCCTGCGCGAACTGTGCGCCGAGCATAGGGACCTGCTGGCGGCCGATCTGCTGATCGCCTCGGACGGCCCGCGCCTGAGCGCCAATCGGCCCACCATTTTCCTGGGCGCGCGCGGCAGCCTGAATTTCGATCTCACGATCGAGGCGCGCGCCGGCGGCCATCATTCCGGCAACTGGGGCGGGCTGATTTCCAACCCCGGCCTGCAGCTTGCCCACGCGATCGCCAGCATCGCCTCGCCCACCGGCAAGATCCTCATCCCCGAGTGGGTGCCCAAGGCGCTGCCGGCCGCCGTGCGGCGCGCGCTCGCCGACTGCGAAGTCGACGGCGGCGCGGACGGCCCCGACATCGAGCCCGACTGGGGCGAACCGGGCCTGTCGCCCGCCGAGCGCGTGTTCGGCTGGTGCTCGTTCGAGGTGCTGGCCTACAAGACCGGCAACCCCGACACGCCCGTCAATGCCATCCCCCCGCGCGCCTGGGCGCGCTGCCAGTTGCGCTTCGTGGTGGGCGTGGACCCCGACGACCTCATCCCCGCCCTGCGCCGGCACCTGGACAGCCACGGCTTTCCGATGGTCAAGATCTCCCTGACCCGCGAATCCATGTTCCGCGCGACGCGCATCGATCCCGACGACGCCTGGGTGCGCTGGGCCGTGGAATCGCTGGAACGCACGTCGGGCCAGAAGGCCGCGCTGCTGCCCAACCTGGGCGGCTCGCTGCCCAACGACATCTTCACCGACGTGCTGGGCCTGCGCACGATCTGGGTGCCCCACTCCTATCCCGGCTGCTCGCAGCACGCGCCCAACGAACACCTGCCGCCGGCACTGCTGCGGCAGGCGCTCAGCCTGATGACCGGGCTGTACTGGGATCTGGGCGCGGGGAATACGCCCGCGATCAGTAATCCCAGATGA
- a CDS encoding ABC transporter ATP-binding protein — MSALLQADAVSRQFTVRAGMFRPRATLHAVNGVDLAVDRGAVLGIVGESGCGKSTLARMLLGLTPPSEGAIRLEGQDIRQIDRRALARRVQPIFQDPYSSLNPRRSIASIVSLPLEVHGIPNPRMHKAIDMLERVGLPPRLAHNTPGQLSGGQRQRVAIARALVMQPEIVICDEPTSALDVSVQAQIMNLLMDLRRDFNLTYVFISHNLAVVEHIATHVAVMYLGRVVESAPTARLFHDPRHPYTQALLASVLTPEPGLGIPDMGLGLSFPDPLHPPSGCPFHPRCQHAMAQCKTERPALAERDGALVACHLYPSVTPISQGVTQP, encoded by the coding sequence ATGAGCGCGCTGCTGCAAGCCGACGCCGTCAGCCGGCAATTCACCGTCCGCGCGGGGATGTTCCGCCCGCGCGCCACCCTGCACGCGGTCAATGGCGTGGACCTGGCCGTGGACCGCGGCGCGGTGCTGGGCATCGTGGGCGAGTCCGGCTGCGGCAAGTCCACGCTGGCGCGCATGCTGCTGGGCCTGACCCCGCCGAGCGAAGGCGCCATCCGCCTGGAAGGCCAGGACATCCGCCAGATAGACCGGCGCGCGCTGGCCCGGCGCGTGCAGCCCATCTTCCAGGATCCGTATTCGTCGCTCAACCCGCGCCGCTCCATCGCCTCCATCGTGTCCCTGCCGCTGGAGGTGCATGGCATCCCCAATCCCAGGATGCACAAGGCCATCGACATGCTGGAGCGCGTGGGCCTGCCGCCGCGGCTGGCCCACAACACGCCGGGCCAACTGTCCGGCGGCCAGCGCCAGCGCGTGGCGATCGCGCGCGCGCTGGTGATGCAACCCGAGATCGTGATCTGCGACGAGCCGACCTCCGCGCTGGACGTGTCGGTGCAGGCGCAGATCATGAACCTGCTGATGGATCTGCGGCGCGACTTCAACCTGACCTATGTCTTCATCAGCCACAACCTGGCGGTGGTCGAGCACATCGCCACCCACGTGGCGGTGATGTACCTGGGCCGCGTGGTGGAGTCGGCGCCCACCGCCCGCCTCTTCCATGACCCGCGCCATCCCTACACGCAGGCGCTGCTGGCGTCGGTGCTGACGCCCGAGCCCGGCCTGGGCATTCCCGACATGGGCCTGGGCCTGTCGTTTCCCGATCCGCTGCACCCGCCTTCCGGCTGCCCCTTCCATCCGCGCTGCCAGCACGCCATGGCGCAATGCAAGACCGAGCGCCCCGCGCTGGCCGAGCGCGACGGCGCGCTCGTCGCCTGCCACCTCTATCCGTCCGTCACCCCCATCTCCCAGGGAGTTACCCAGCCATGA
- a CDS encoding DUF4123 domain-containing protein, protein MSNQTERLFFRSCFIHIPFTVSLFRDVYLAVEAVNLTIEQSKWSRRVVQTLPCMNWATIQPERRPWLCLDGAHSQTLEQDVQAITRNFAYRWVWRDTAWEYGSPGYRHGPLLIPLTEALYAHAQDNWLHQRVGLILLGPEDGDNLVAHLQTLHSLRGSDGSTISFSLHAARQLEELCEALPPHRLAALFGPIHRIIWYAGTERSGEWVCADAPAWEQASSGQDEPIALTEFDELSLDHASLAWFMRDCVRGFRQHIPAYAHPDDEPALWRHVDLFVQEATDQLALTTERDVRHYLELRLRYPQEFFVNDAALRSVLVNRHVQGKQRLIEAEARLAALATPTS, encoded by the coding sequence ATGTCGAATCAGACTGAACGGCTTTTTTTCCGTTCATGTTTCATTCACATTCCCTTCACGGTCTCGCTATTTCGTGACGTGTACCTGGCTGTAGAGGCGGTTAATTTGACGATCGAGCAATCCAAGTGGTCTCGCCGGGTAGTGCAAACCCTCCCATGCATGAACTGGGCCACGATTCAACCCGAAAGGCGCCCTTGGCTCTGCCTGGATGGCGCTCACAGCCAGACACTCGAACAAGACGTTCAGGCGATCACCAGGAATTTTGCGTATCGGTGGGTTTGGCGCGATACCGCGTGGGAGTATGGCTCCCCCGGCTATCGCCACGGCCCCCTGCTGATCCCGCTGACCGAGGCGCTGTACGCCCACGCGCAAGACAACTGGCTCCACCAGCGGGTCGGATTGATCCTGCTGGGCCCGGAAGATGGCGACAACCTGGTCGCCCACCTTCAGACATTGCATTCGCTGAGAGGATCCGACGGTTCCACCATCAGCTTCAGCCTTCATGCCGCGCGCCAGCTTGAAGAGCTTTGTGAAGCCTTGCCGCCCCATCGCCTGGCTGCGCTGTTCGGTCCCATCCACCGCATCATCTGGTATGCCGGCACAGAGCGATCGGGCGAATGGGTATGTGCGGACGCCCCCGCGTGGGAGCAAGCCAGCTCGGGCCAGGACGAGCCCATCGCCTTGACGGAGTTCGACGAGCTTTCGCTCGACCATGCCAGCCTCGCGTGGTTCATGCGCGACTGCGTGCGCGGCTTTCGCCAGCACATCCCGGCCTACGCCCATCCAGACGACGAACCCGCGCTTTGGCGGCATGTGGACCTTTTCGTTCAAGAGGCGACCGATCAACTGGCGCTTACCACGGAGCGCGACGTTCGCCACTACCTGGAACTGCGCCTTCGCTACCCCCAGGAATTCTTCGTGAACGATGCCGCCCTGCGCAGCGTCCTGGTCAACCGACACGTTCAGGGCAAACAGCGATTGATCGAAGCCGAAGCGCGGCTGGCGGCCTTGGCCACCCCAACGTCCTGA
- a CDS encoding MBL fold metallo-hydrolase, which yields MYSADTQDSITQDSITQELIDLVPSRYAVQIGDIDALVVSDGVLPLPTSTMATNADPADLAVWLDHMFMPPDAFDWPLNVMVARSGDQTILIDAGLGGQFPGFPRAGMFPQRLASAGIPLETVTDVIITHMHMDHVGGLLVPGVKERLRPDVRIHVNATEVAFWTSPDFSQTVMPKPVPAVLRSTATSFYETYRDRIRVFEDRHEVAPGVTVRLTGGHTPGHCVVDLVSGGERLTFAGDAVFPVGFDHPEWHNGFEHDPEESARVRFALFNELAENKGLLVAAHLPFPSVGRVAVEGDAFRWVPVIWDY from the coding sequence ATGTATTCCGCAGACACCCAGGATTCCATTACCCAGGATTCCATCACCCAGGAACTCATCGACCTGGTCCCGTCCCGCTACGCCGTGCAGATCGGCGACATCGACGCGCTGGTCGTCAGCGACGGCGTGCTGCCGCTGCCCACCTCAACCATGGCGACCAACGCCGATCCCGCCGACCTGGCCGTCTGGCTGGACCACATGTTCATGCCGCCGGACGCCTTCGACTGGCCGCTGAACGTGATGGTGGCGCGCAGCGGCGACCAGACCATTCTTATCGACGCGGGGCTGGGCGGCCAGTTCCCGGGCTTTCCGCGCGCGGGCATGTTCCCGCAGCGCCTTGCCTCGGCCGGCATCCCGCTCGAAACCGTGACGGACGTGATCATTACGCACATGCACATGGATCACGTGGGCGGGCTGCTGGTCCCCGGCGTCAAGGAGCGCCTGCGCCCCGATGTGCGCATCCACGTGAATGCGACCGAGGTCGCGTTCTGGACCTCGCCGGATTTCTCGCAGACGGTCATGCCCAAGCCGGTGCCCGCGGTGCTGCGCTCGACCGCGACGAGCTTCTATGAAACGTACCGCGACCGGATCCGCGTCTTCGAGGACCGCCACGAAGTGGCCCCGGGCGTGACCGTGCGCCTGACCGGCGGGCACACGCCCGGCCACTGTGTCGTGGACCTGGTCTCGGGCGGCGAACGCCTGACGTTTGCCGGCGACGCCGTGTTCCCCGTGGGCTTTGACCATCCCGAATGGCACAACGGCTTCGAACACGACCCCGAGGAATCGGCCCGCGTGCGCTTTGCGCTCTTTAACGAACTGGCCGAAAACAAGGGCCTGCTCGTGGCGGCACACCTGCCGTTCCCGTCCGTGGGACGGGTGGCGGTGGAAGGCGATGCGTTCCGCTGGGTTCCGGTCATCTGGGATTACTGA
- a CDS encoding mechanosensitive ion channel domain-containing protein has product MLSCLSVFWHATAMAALPLLSQTQTQEPAAASPALTPAALADLLDNPEARQALIDQLRAQAAGDKPAAGGTAPARTASSQAPPAEPAEPTLLERMTDGVQRFLTGVAADMGQGVDDMRALASGRSLRLDSGTAGAALLPLALAAAVTLVAFLLLRMIAMRIYTRIDHWVAELGCDAAASPARGAPASMRVLARRAGAIVGALAIDVVVVMLAVMAGGAAALWGTPGRGALDALAAVFLQAFVAVEIVKVLIRTVFAVRHPHLRLLPMSDELARYWCGWLLRIAAMAGYGTLLVGPVMAATLSPALGRLATMLIMLAVYIYAVRVIWQNRRAVRERLDRRAAGAATFMGSRLRFLSRVWHVLGIGYFTILLVVSQVDPTNALPFMARATAQTLLVIGVGSLLILLLNTVLAKPIRLSDDLRRRLPLLEARVNAYVPATLKGVGWIIRIVIVLLILDAWQAFDLSRWLASDAGAAAIKVVLNIVIVLLIATLAWTVIASIIEHRLSQSEERGMPSARERTLLALFRNAALIVIVTMTLMVLLSQIGIDVGPLIAGAGVVGLAIGFGAQKLVQDIITGVFIQLENGMNENDVVQVAGVFGTVEKMTIRSVGIRTLDGGYHLVPFSSVDVVANHMRDFSYHLGEYTIAHRESIDDAIEHLRAAFAELMTDSVLGPEILEEMTVAGVTAVNDKGVTIRILIKTTPGMQWAVQRGYNRLLKKHFDAAGIELPYPHTVVYFGQDKRGYAPPANVALQTERVDEGENARAAGHTRRRLKPEAAGEDSAEVLGNELEAREEPDADPARTS; this is encoded by the coding sequence ATGCTGAGTTGCCTGTCGGTGTTCTGGCACGCAACCGCGATGGCCGCGCTTCCGCTGCTGTCACAGACCCAGACACAGGAACCCGCGGCCGCGTCTCCGGCGCTGACGCCCGCCGCGCTGGCTGACCTGCTGGACAATCCCGAGGCGCGCCAGGCCCTGATCGACCAGTTGCGGGCGCAGGCGGCCGGGGATAAGCCGGCGGCTGGCGGAACGGCGCCGGCGCGGACCGCGTCGTCGCAGGCGCCGCCAGCCGAGCCGGCCGAACCCACGCTGCTTGAGCGCATGACCGATGGCGTGCAACGCTTCCTGACCGGCGTGGCCGCCGACATGGGGCAGGGCGTCGACGACATGCGCGCGCTGGCCTCGGGCCGCAGCCTGCGCCTGGACAGCGGCACCGCGGGCGCCGCGCTGCTGCCGCTGGCATTGGCCGCCGCGGTCACGCTCGTCGCGTTCCTCCTGCTGCGCATGATCGCCATGCGCATCTACACCCGGATCGACCATTGGGTGGCCGAGCTGGGTTGCGATGCGGCGGCGTCACCCGCGCGCGGCGCGCCCGCGTCCATGCGGGTGCTGGCCCGCCGGGCGGGCGCCATCGTGGGGGCGCTGGCGATCGACGTGGTTGTCGTGATGCTGGCCGTCATGGCGGGCGGCGCCGCGGCGCTGTGGGGCACGCCCGGGCGCGGCGCGCTGGATGCGCTGGCGGCCGTGTTCCTGCAGGCGTTCGTGGCGGTGGAGATCGTCAAGGTGCTGATCCGCACGGTGTTCGCCGTCCGCCATCCGCACCTGCGGCTGCTGCCCATGTCGGATGAGCTGGCCAGGTACTGGTGCGGCTGGCTGTTGCGCATCGCGGCGATGGCCGGCTACGGCACGCTGCTGGTCGGTCCCGTGATGGCGGCGACGCTGTCGCCGGCGCTGGGGCGGCTGGCGACCATGCTCATCATGCTGGCGGTGTACATCTATGCCGTGCGCGTCATCTGGCAGAACCGCCGGGCCGTGCGCGAGCGCCTGGACCGGCGCGCCGCGGGGGCGGCCACGTTCATGGGATCGAGGCTGCGTTTCCTGTCGCGCGTCTGGCACGTGTTGGGGATCGGCTATTTCACGATCCTGCTGGTGGTCAGCCAGGTCGATCCGACCAACGCGCTGCCCTTCATGGCCCGTGCCACGGCGCAGACCTTGCTGGTCATCGGCGTGGGCAGCCTGCTGATCCTGCTGCTCAATACCGTGCTGGCCAAGCCCATCCGACTGTCGGACGACCTGCGTCGGCGCCTGCCGCTGCTGGAGGCGCGCGTCAACGCCTACGTGCCGGCCACGCTGAAAGGGGTCGGCTGGATCATCCGCATCGTCATCGTGCTGCTGATCCTGGATGCGTGGCAGGCCTTCGACCTGTCGCGCTGGCTGGCCTCGGACGCCGGCGCCGCCGCGATCAAGGTGGTGCTGAACATCGTCATCGTGCTGCTGATCGCCACGCTGGCCTGGACCGTCATCGCCAGCATCATCGAGCATCGCCTGAGCCAGAGCGAAGAGCGCGGCATGCCCAGCGCGCGCGAACGCACGCTGCTGGCGCTGTTCCGCAACGCGGCGCTGATCGTCATCGTGACGATGACCTTGATGGTGCTGCTGTCGCAGATCGGGATCGACGTCGGCCCGCTGATCGCGGGTGCCGGCGTGGTCGGCCTGGCCATCGGCTTTGGCGCGCAGAAGCTGGTGCAGGACATCATCACGGGCGTCTTCATCCAGCTGGAAAACGGGATGAACGAGAACGACGTGGTGCAGGTGGCGGGCGTGTTCGGCACCGTCGAGAAGATGACCATCCGCTCGGTCGGCATCCGCACGCTGGATGGCGGTTATCACCTCGTGCCGTTCTCGTCGGTGGATGTGGTGGCCAACCATATGCGCGACTTCTCGTACCACCTGGGCGAATACACCATTGCGCACCGCGAAAGCATCGACGACGCGATCGAGCATCTGCGCGCGGCCTTTGCCGAGCTGATGACGGATTCGGTGCTGGGACCGGAGATCCTGGAAGAGATGACCGTGGCCGGCGTCACGGCGGTCAACGACAAGGGCGTGACCATCCGCATCCTGATCAAGACCACGCCCGGCATGCAGTGGGCGGTGCAGCGCGGCTACAACCGGCTGCTCAAGAAGCACTTCGACGCCGCGGGCATTGAGCTGCCGTACCCGCACACGGTGGTGTACTTCGGGCAGGACAAGCGCGGCTACGCGCCGCCGGCCAACGTGGCCCTGCAGACTGAACGCGTCGACGAAGGCGAGAATGCCCGCGCCGCCGGCCACACGCGCCGCCGGCTCAAGCCGGAGGCGGCCGGCGAGGACTCGGCCGAGGTCCTGGGCAACGAGCTGGAGGCCCGGGAGGAGCCCGACGCGGACCCCGCCCGGACGTCGTGA